The Paenibacillus sp. FSL R7-0204 genome includes a region encoding these proteins:
- a CDS encoding glycoside hydrolase family 31 protein, which translates to MFREENGRLIREYDHERVWIEPWGEHSLRIRASYAEITDEKWALLPAVQTLSHISITKERATIVNGNIRAEITDKGQIFFYNQHGKLLLNETEDTYQLKYGGRELSAIPGSSDFSVKLRLEADPQEKLYGMGQYQHSFLNLKGCSLELTHRNSQISIPFVLSSSGYGFLWHNPAIGQAHFSLNVTEWTAPSTKQLDYWITAGDSPAEIEEAYAKATGTVPMMPDYGMGFWQCKLRYRTQEELLEVAREHKRRGLPIDVIVIDFFHWTNQGDWRFDPEYWPDPEAMVQELQELGIELMVSVWPTVQTESENYKEMLEKGYLLRSDRGVRTQFQFLGQNAIFDATNPEARKFLWGLIKQNYYDKGIKVFWLDEAEPELTVYDHDIYRYHIGSSKQIGNIYPMKYSQTFYDGMAAEGQENIINLVRTAWAGSQRYGALVWSGDIHSSFKVLSIQVRAGLNMAVAGIPWWTTDIGGFHGGNPADASFRELMVRWFQYGAFSPVFRLHGDRSPFVEPTGTRGGGVCGSGSDNEVWSYGDEAYVIFKEFMQMRERLKPYIRGLMEAAHEKGTPPMRPLFYDFPQDPAAWDIEDQYMFGPDLLVAPVLGEGERARKVYLPSGSEWTHVYTGTAYAGGQAIMVDAPLNQIPLFVRDGAVLPLLGGAEE; encoded by the coding sequence ATGTTTCGTGAAGAGAATGGCAGACTAATCAGAGAATATGATCATGAGAGAGTCTGGATAGAGCCTTGGGGAGAGCATTCGCTGCGTATCCGGGCTTCGTATGCGGAGATTACCGATGAGAAGTGGGCGCTTCTGCCTGCTGTGCAGACGCTGAGTCATATATCGATTACCAAAGAGCGCGCAACGATTGTAAACGGGAATATCCGGGCGGAAATAACGGACAAGGGACAGATCTTCTTCTATAACCAGCATGGCAAGCTGCTCCTTAACGAGACGGAGGATACCTATCAGTTAAAATACGGAGGCAGAGAGCTAAGCGCCATCCCCGGCAGCAGTGACTTCTCCGTGAAGCTCCGGCTGGAAGCGGACCCGCAAGAGAAGCTGTACGGCATGGGCCAGTATCAGCACTCCTTCCTGAATCTGAAGGGCTGTTCGCTGGAGCTGACCCACCGCAACAGCCAGATCAGCATTCCGTTCGTGCTGTCAAGTAGCGGTTACGGGTTCCTGTGGCATAATCCGGCGATCGGACAAGCGCATTTCAGTCTGAATGTGACCGAATGGACAGCCCCGTCAACCAAGCAGCTGGATTATTGGATCACTGCCGGTGACTCGCCTGCCGAGATCGAGGAGGCTTATGCCAAGGCTACGGGAACCGTGCCGATGATGCCGGATTATGGTATGGGGTTCTGGCAATGCAAGCTCCGTTACCGTACGCAGGAGGAACTGCTGGAGGTGGCAAGGGAACATAAACGGCGGGGGCTGCCGATTGACGTTATCGTCATTGATTTCTTCCACTGGACGAATCAGGGAGACTGGCGGTTCGACCCGGAATATTGGCCTGATCCGGAGGCGATGGTGCAGGAGCTGCAGGAGCTGGGCATTGAGCTGATGGTTTCGGTCTGGCCGACTGTCCAGACGGAGAGCGAGAATTATAAGGAGATGCTGGAAAAAGGGTACCTGCTGCGCTCGGACCGCGGGGTGCGGACACAATTCCAGTTCCTCGGCCAGAACGCGATCTTCGATGCGACTAATCCGGAGGCCCGCAAGTTCCTGTGGGGATTGATTAAGCAGAATTATTATGACAAAGGAATCAAGGTCTTCTGGCTCGATGAGGCGGAGCCGGAGCTGACGGTCTATGACCATGATATCTACCGTTATCATATCGGCTCCAGTAAGCAGATCGGCAATATCTATCCGATGAAATACAGCCAGACCTTCTATGACGGCATGGCCGCTGAAGGCCAGGAGAATATTATCAATCTGGTCCGTACCGCCTGGGCGGGCAGCCAGCGCTACGGGGCGCTTGTATGGTCTGGAGATATTCACTCCAGCTTCAAGGTGCTCAGCATTCAGGTGCGGGCCGGACTGAATATGGCCGTGGCCGGGATTCCATGGTGGACCACCGACATCGGCGGCTTCCACGGCGGTAATCCGGCAGACGCCTCCTTCCGGGAGCTGATGGTCCGCTGGTTCCAGTATGGCGCGTTCTCACCGGTATTTAGACTGCACGGGGACCGTTCGCCTTTTGTTGAGCCTACCGGAACACGGGGCGGGGGCGTATGCGGAAGCGGCTCGGATAATGAGGTGTGGAGCTACGGGGATGAGGCGTATGTCATCTTCAAGGAGTTCATGCAGATGCGGGAGCGGCTGAAGCCCTACATCCGCGGGCTGATGGAGGCTGCACATGAGAAGGGCACGCCGCCTATGCGTCCATTGTTCTATGATTTCCCTCAGGACCCGGCTGCCTGGGATATCGAGGATCAGTATATGTTCGGTCCCGATCTGCTGGTCGCCCCGGTGCTGGGCGAAGGTGAACGGGCACGCAAGGTGTACCTCCCGTCCGGCTCAGAGTGGACCCATGTCTATACCGGCACTGCCTATGCCGGCGGACAGGCTATTATGGTGGACGCGCCGCTCAATCAGATTCCGCTGTTTGTGCGGGACGGGGCCGTGTTGCCGTTGCTTGGCGGGGCTGAGGAGTAA
- a CDS encoding family 43 glycosylhydrolase produces the protein MIPQQNEDRKDILCYTRLPQEDIVYASKLAYSMHLAYKTDGGQYQALNHNSGILFAKATENVDGTLRAKSLKQPYLFYLADGNFGVIAVRTEADGGVDEQSMGKVLLFSSADLLQYSEIGLVELKAGTHVSDVSCTYDPERNGYLIQWIDGQGQGYENFTADILSLTNVSAPVEAEPFTLEAVQADIEGIQPRNRIAVSAEIARRLFCKLTVPENIAVVVPDHVNAASVDDVKAVRATALYSDGTQAAKKVRWNTDAINWDKAGTYSISGEIHQDHFPFPIALNRADPCIAKWKGKYYFIATNDADKEHTLYIREADTIPGLVTAEESLILDSSTYEEIGGLLWAPELHIIEEELYIFHAATPGEFFHEESHVMKLSPGGNPMNAADWSRPRRVVKKDGSYLCEAGKTISLDMTVIRWNGQLYAAWSERQFLPVDLGAWVYIATIDPQEPWKLTSDPVLLTRPDYGWANNHTFVDEGPFALYTDDKLFVTFASAAVDATYVVGLLTADKGADLLDINSWTKGNYPLLTSRSVPGEYGPGHNSYVTDEDGVIWNAYHARPGIEGPRSSGLRRVHFDIDGAPVLDLTEEKDLNPGLKQVSMQVIVG, from the coding sequence ATGATACCACAACAAAACGAAGATCGGAAAGATATCCTTTGTTATACAAGGCTGCCGCAGGAGGATATCGTGTATGCTTCGAAGCTGGCTTACAGTATGCACCTGGCTTACAAGACCGATGGGGGCCAGTATCAGGCATTGAATCATAACTCGGGTATCCTGTTCGCCAAAGCGACGGAGAATGTGGATGGGACGCTCCGGGCCAAAAGCCTGAAGCAGCCGTATCTTTTCTACTTGGCAGACGGGAATTTCGGCGTCATTGCTGTGCGTACCGAGGCTGACGGGGGAGTAGATGAACAAAGCATGGGGAAGGTGTTGCTGTTCTCATCAGCCGATCTCCTGCAATACAGTGAGATTGGACTGGTGGAGCTTAAGGCGGGCACTCATGTAAGCGATGTCTCCTGCACCTATGACCCGGAGCGGAACGGTTACCTGATCCAATGGATAGACGGGCAGGGCCAGGGCTATGAGAATTTCACTGCCGACATCCTGAGCCTCACGAATGTCTCAGCACCGGTAGAAGCGGAGCCATTCACGCTGGAAGCCGTGCAGGCTGATATCGAGGGAATCCAGCCGCGTAATAGGATCGCTGTCTCCGCCGAGATAGCCCGCAGACTTTTCTGCAAGCTTACGGTGCCGGAGAACATTGCTGTCGTAGTACCGGACCATGTAAATGCGGCATCGGTTGATGATGTGAAGGCGGTCCGGGCAACGGCCTTATACAGTGATGGAACGCAGGCTGCCAAAAAAGTCCGTTGGAACACGGATGCCATCAACTGGGACAAGGCCGGAACCTACAGCATCTCCGGGGAGATCCATCAGGATCACTTTCCATTCCCGATTGCACTTAACCGTGCGGACCCTTGCATCGCGAAGTGGAAGGGGAAATACTATTTCATTGCGACTAATGACGCGGATAAGGAACATACGTTGTATATTAGGGAAGCCGATACAATTCCCGGGCTGGTGACAGCCGAGGAATCCCTGATCCTTGATTCCTCCACGTATGAAGAGATCGGCGGCCTGCTGTGGGCACCGGAACTCCATATCATTGAAGAAGAGCTGTATATCTTCCATGCCGCAACACCCGGCGAGTTCTTCCATGAGGAATCACATGTGATGAAACTGAGTCCGGGCGGAAACCCTATGAATGCTGCGGACTGGTCCAGGCCCCGCCGGGTAGTGAAGAAGGACGGAAGCTATCTGTGTGAAGCAGGCAAAACAATCTCGCTGGATATGACCGTCATTCGCTGGAACGGCCAGCTCTATGCCGCATGGTCGGAGCGCCAATTCCTGCCGGTGGATCTGGGAGCCTGGGTCTACATCGCCACGATTGACCCGCAGGAGCCGTGGAAGCTAACCAGTGATCCGGTGCTGCTGACCCGGCCGGATTACGGCTGGGCCAATAACCATACGTTCGTGGACGAAGGTCCGTTTGCTCTGTACACTGATGACAAGCTGTTCGTGACTTTCGCCAGTGCAGCGGTGGATGCTACTTATGTGGTGGGTCTGCTGACCGCAGACAAGGGGGCAGATCTGCTGGATATTAACAGCTGGACCAAGGGCAATTATCCGCTGTTGACCTCCAGAAGTGTGCCGGGGGAATACGGGCCTGGCCACAATTCCTATGTGACGGACGAGGACGGGGTGATCTGGAACGCCTACCACGCCAGACCGGGAATCGAGGGACCGCGAAGCTCCGGCCTGCGGCGCGTGCATTTTGACATTGATGGTGCTCCAGTTCTGGATCTCACCGAGGAGAAGGACCTGAATCCGGGCCTGAAGCAGGTATCCATGCAAGTCATCGTAGGCTAG
- a CDS encoding glycoside hydrolase family 43 protein yields MNTAIITNPVIWADVPDVDVIRAGPVFYMVSTSMHSMPGCPIMKSVNLKDWEIVSYVFDTFEDTPAFRLEDGEGIYGGGSWAASLRCKNGIYYVCFSSNDTDRFYIYQTRDIEHGPWERSVIPDLHHDPALLLDDDGRNYVIYGNGDIRIRELNEDLTGWMRHGTEQLLLEGERKGIMLRMEGCHVHKRGGYYYLFFIEWPAEGNMRRRQLCYRSRELLGPYERKVILDDNLGYENRGVAQGGLVDTEDGDWYAVLFQDHGAVGRVPCVFPVSWENDWPVIGDGGKALLAFDTKLPAGEPKALVISDEFEYTENRLALQWQWNHNPDNGLWSVTERPGCLRLRTGKAADSVVTARNTLTQRTEGPACSAETMMYLGGMNEGDRAGMVALQSGYGTVEVAAGEQGQFTVDMCIQGEDGVEVVESIPFAGERICLRIEFNFKDGVDEARFFYSGGGEAWHPIGQTLHMEYKLDHFMGYRIGLFNYATRQPGGYADFDYLRYHRED; encoded by the coding sequence TTGAATACAGCCATCATTACCAATCCAGTGATATGGGCAGATGTCCCGGATGTGGATGTCATCCGGGCCGGCCCGGTGTTCTATATGGTCAGCACCAGCATGCACTCCATGCCGGGCTGCCCGATTATGAAATCGGTGAATCTGAAGGACTGGGAGATTGTAAGTTACGTCTTTGATACCTTCGAGGACACTCCGGCCTTCCGGCTGGAGGACGGCGAAGGCATATACGGCGGCGGTTCCTGGGCTGCCTCGCTGCGATGCAAGAACGGAATCTATTACGTATGCTTCTCCTCCAATGATACGGACCGGTTCTATATCTACCAGACCCGGGATATTGAGCATGGACCGTGGGAGCGTTCGGTCATCCCGGACCTGCACCATGACCCGGCACTGCTGCTGGATGATGACGGCCGCAATTATGTGATCTACGGGAACGGGGATATCCGCATACGGGAGCTGAATGAGGACCTGACCGGATGGATGCGCCACGGAACGGAGCAGCTGCTGCTGGAAGGCGAGCGGAAGGGAATCATGCTGCGGATGGAAGGCTGCCACGTCCATAAGCGCGGCGGGTACTATTATCTGTTCTTCATTGAATGGCCGGCAGAGGGCAACATGCGCAGACGCCAGTTGTGCTACCGGTCCCGGGAGCTGCTGGGTCCTTACGAGCGCAAGGTTATTCTGGACGATAACCTGGGCTACGAGAATCGCGGTGTAGCGCAAGGCGGGTTGGTCGATACTGAGGACGGCGACTGGTACGCTGTGCTATTCCAGGATCACGGGGCAGTTGGACGCGTTCCCTGCGTGTTCCCTGTGAGCTGGGAGAACGACTGGCCGGTGATCGGGGATGGCGGCAAGGCTCTGCTGGCCTTCGATACGAAGCTTCCCGCCGGGGAGCCGAAGGCGCTTGTAATCAGCGATGAGTTCGAGTATACGGAGAACCGGCTGGCGCTTCAGTGGCAATGGAACCATAATCCCGATAACGGGCTATGGTCGGTTACCGAGCGGCCGGGCTGTCTGCGGCTGCGTACAGGCAAGGCAGCTGATAGTGTCGTAACGGCGCGCAATACGCTGACCCAGCGGACGGAGGGTCCGGCTTGCAGTGCCGAGACGATGATGTATCTGGGCGGCATGAATGAAGGGGACCGGGCCGGCATGGTTGCTCTCCAGTCCGGGTACGGCACGGTTGAGGTCGCCGCCGGAGAGCAGGGACAGTTCACCGTGGATATGTGTATCCAGGGTGAAGATGGCGTTGAAGTGGTGGAGAGTATCCCGTTCGCGGGTGAACGCATCTGCCTCAGGATTGAGTTCAACTTCAAGGATGGTGTGGACGAGGCCCGATTCTTCTACTCGGGAGGCGGTGAGGCCTGGCACCCCATCGGGCAGACGCTGCATATGGAATATAAGCTGGATCATTTCATGGGCTACCGGATCGGCTTGTTCAATTATGCGACCCGGCAGCCGGGGGGCTATGCCGATTTCGATTATCTCCGTTATCACAGAGAGGATTAA
- a CDS encoding endo-1,4-beta-xylanase: protein MKQASSEIPALHEMFREAFKIGAAVSTSIIAAQGPFIAKHYNSITAENEMKPALVQPQEGKFTFEAADGIFEFAESRGIGVRGHTLLWHNQTGDWMFQDAEGGTCSREKLLTRLQTHINTVVGRYRGRAYAWDVVNEAIEDKTDQYLRDTRWLEIIGEDYLRQAFEMAHQADPEALLFYNDYNETDPVKSGKIYKLVRSLLDQNTPIHGIGMQGHWNIYGPSIEEIRSALKLYASLGLKIHITELDLSVFRHDDKRTDLKAPTAEMLKLQEERYAEIFALLLEFRDSIDSVTFWGVADDYTWLDGFPVRGRKNWPFLFDEQKQPKASFTRLAELAALQS from the coding sequence ATGAAGCAAGCCAGCAGCGAAATTCCTGCATTACATGAAATGTTCCGGGAGGCCTTTAAAATAGGGGCTGCCGTCAGTACCAGCATTATAGCTGCCCAGGGTCCTTTCATCGCGAAGCATTACAACAGCATCACCGCCGAGAATGAGATGAAGCCGGCTCTGGTTCAGCCGCAGGAAGGCAAATTTACCTTCGAGGCTGCGGACGGTATCTTCGAATTCGCAGAGTCGCGCGGGATCGGTGTCCGGGGGCATACGCTTCTGTGGCATAACCAGACCGGAGACTGGATGTTCCAGGATGCGGAAGGCGGAACCTGCAGCAGAGAGAAGTTGCTTACCCGCCTGCAGACCCACATTAACACAGTAGTGGGCCGTTACCGGGGACGGGCGTACGCCTGGGATGTAGTAAATGAAGCGATTGAGGATAAAACAGACCAGTACCTGCGGGATACGCGGTGGCTTGAGATCATCGGCGAGGATTATCTTCGCCAGGCCTTTGAAATGGCACATCAGGCAGACCCAGAAGCGCTGCTGTTCTACAACGACTATAATGAGACCGATCCTGTCAAAAGCGGCAAAATCTACAAGCTCGTACGCAGCCTGCTGGACCAGAATACGCCGATTCACGGAATCGGAATGCAGGGACACTGGAATATCTACGGCCCTTCCATTGAGGAAATTCGTAGTGCCCTTAAGCTCTACGCATCACTGGGGCTTAAGATCCACATTACCGAGCTGGATCTCTCCGTGTTCCGTCATGACGACAAACGCACGGATTTGAAAGCGCCAACAGCTGAAATGCTGAAGCTTCAGGAGGAGCGTTATGCCGAGATCTTCGCCCTACTGCTGGAATTCAGAGACTCCATTGATTCGGTGACCTTCTGGGGCGTGGCCGATGATTATACCTGGCTGGACGGCTTCCCCGTCCGGGGACGCAAGAACTGGCCGTTCCTGTTCGATGAGCAGAAGCAGCCGAAGGCTTCATTCACCCGGCTGGCCGAACTGGCCGCACTGCAATCCTAA
- a CDS encoding glycoside hydrolase family 43 protein codes for MTTQLKQATGKVPPSGNPLVAHRYGADPYALVFGDRVYLYMTNDALEYDENGVVKENSYSSINTITVISSADLVNWTDHGTIAVAGPEGAAKWATQSWAPAALHTVIDGKDKFFLYFANNASGIGVLSSDSPVGPWVDPIGEALILRSTPGVEDVTWLFDPAVLLDDDGKGYIYFGGGVPEGQFAEPGTARVMPLGEDMTSVVGSAKVIPAPFMFEDAGIHKWNGVYYYTYCSNFYDGERPEGSPPAGEIAYMTSEHPMGPWTYHHTILKNPGHFFGVSGNNHHAVFQFHDSWYIAYHAQTLSKAQGIANGYRSTHLNRLTHNEDGSIPEIHADYEGVQQLATLNPYERIPAATMGWSAGVKTEYLAEGGVQAVTDVEHGGWIGLSGIDFGSGAGSFQASVLSLEAGGVLELHLDEPAGPVIGRLTVPAADGSQEWLELKTGVQGAEGVHNLHLVFAGESDTGLFKLASWQFTPQHN; via the coding sequence ATGACAACTCAACTGAAGCAGGCAACCGGCAAGGTACCGCCAAGCGGCAATCCGCTGGTAGCACACAGATACGGAGCCGATCCTTATGCCCTGGTATTCGGAGACAGAGTCTATCTGTATATGACTAATGATGCACTGGAGTATGATGAGAACGGTGTGGTGAAGGAGAACTCCTACAGCAGCATTAATACGATTACCGTAATCTCATCCGCTGACCTGGTGAACTGGACCGATCATGGTACGATAGCCGTAGCCGGACCGGAGGGTGCAGCGAAGTGGGCAACCCAGTCCTGGGCACCGGCAGCGCTTCATACTGTAATTGACGGCAAGGACAAGTTCTTCCTCTACTTCGCCAATAATGCCAGCGGCATCGGCGTTCTGTCGAGTGACAGTCCGGTGGGTCCATGGGTGGACCCGATCGGGGAGGCACTGATTCTGCGCTCTACACCTGGGGTAGAGGATGTTACCTGGCTGTTCGACCCGGCGGTGCTGTTGGATGATGACGGCAAGGGGTATATCTACTTCGGAGGCGGCGTCCCGGAAGGACAGTTCGCCGAGCCGGGCACAGCACGGGTGATGCCGCTGGGTGAGGACATGACCAGCGTGGTGGGCAGCGCGAAAGTGATTCCGGCCCCGTTCATGTTCGAGGATGCCGGAATCCATAAATGGAACGGAGTCTACTATTATACCTACTGCTCGAACTTCTATGACGGGGAACGGCCGGAAGGCAGCCCTCCTGCGGGAGAGATCGCCTATATGACCAGTGAGCATCCTATGGGTCCCTGGACGTATCACCACACGATCCTGAAGAATCCGGGACATTTCTTCGGCGTATCCGGGAATAACCATCACGCGGTCTTCCAATTCCATGACAGCTGGTATATTGCTTATCACGCCCAGACCTTGTCCAAGGCCCAAGGGATTGCGAACGGTTACCGCTCCACACATCTTAACCGCCTGACTCATAATGAAGACGGGTCCATCCCGGAGATCCATGCGGATTACGAAGGTGTGCAGCAGCTTGCAACGTTGAACCCGTATGAGCGTATTCCGGCGGCAACGATGGGCTGGAGCGCAGGGGTGAAGACAGAATACCTGGCCGAGGGCGGAGTTCAGGCAGTAACGGATGTGGAGCACGGCGGCTGGATCGGACTTTCCGGGATAGACTTCGGTAGCGGAGCCGGCTCGTTCCAGGCCTCAGTCCTGAGCCTGGAAGCGGGCGGCGTGCTGGAGCTGCACCTGGATGAGCCGGCGGGTCCGGTTATCGGCAGACTGACGGTTCCGGCGGCGGACGGCTCGCAGGAATGGCTGGAGCTGAAGACGGGGGTCCAGGGAGCGGAGGGAGTGCACAACCTCCATCTGGTATTCGCAGGAGAGAGCGATACGGGCTTGTTCAAGCTGGCTTCTTGGCAATTCACACCACAGCATAACTAA
- a CDS encoding AraC family transcriptional regulator, producing MSGAFEDKPYPWKKEHTEIPEGLFPINVFHICFPDRSIIPPHWHDHLEWILVTKGRFRVQVGPHSRELVQGELAFVSRPQIHAAYPTEDGSELYAVVYNEALLNGMRDLTELQHIRPLLSGEIRLPAFYGSDQPVTRQIRGCIEQIIYSYQSKSPGYELCIKGGLFSSLGLAYPLAEFTAPPSKRDRQETGIQPLLIHLSNHFHEPLTVEEAARICCVTPNYFCHLFKKNTGKTLIEYVNMLRVHEASRLLQLRRHSIQEVAFRVGFTGLTYFGRIFKQHTSMTPSEYASHFQTRS from the coding sequence ATGAGTGGAGCGTTCGAGGACAAGCCTTATCCATGGAAAAAAGAGCACACGGAAATTCCCGAGGGCCTGTTCCCCATCAATGTATTTCATATCTGCTTTCCGGACCGCAGTATTATTCCGCCTCACTGGCATGACCATCTCGAATGGATTCTCGTTACCAAGGGCCGCTTCCGCGTCCAGGTCGGCCCCCACTCCAGAGAGCTGGTGCAGGGTGAGCTTGCCTTCGTCAGCCGTCCGCAGATTCATGCGGCCTACCCGACAGAGGATGGCAGTGAGCTGTATGCGGTTGTCTACAACGAAGCGCTGCTGAACGGAATGCGGGACCTGACTGAGCTTCAGCATATCCGGCCGCTGCTCTCCGGTGAAATCCGGCTTCCTGCCTTCTATGGGTCGGACCAGCCGGTTACCCGCCAGATCAGAGGATGCATCGAACAGATTATTTACAGCTACCAGAGCAAGAGCCCCGGGTATGAATTATGTATTAAAGGCGGCCTGTTCTCTTCCCTGGGTCTGGCTTATCCCCTGGCCGAGTTCACAGCACCGCCTTCCAAAAGAGACCGGCAGGAGACGGGCATCCAGCCCCTGCTGATTCACCTTAGCAACCATTTCCATGAACCGCTGACCGTGGAGGAGGCCGCACGGATCTGCTGCGTGACCCCCAACTACTTCTGTCATCTGTTCAAAAAGAACACCGGCAAGACCTTAATCGAATATGTGAATATGCTGCGGGTGCATGAGGCCAGCCGCCTGCTCCAGCTGCGCCGGCATTCGATTCAGGAGGTGGCTTTCCGGGTCGGGTTCACGGGCCTGACGTATTTCGGAAGAATATTCAAGCAGCATACATCGATGACACCCAGCGAATATGCTTCCCATTTCCAGACCCGGTCTTAA
- a CDS encoding helix-turn-helix transcriptional regulator, with amino-acid sequence MPTIHYVEYDAAHPANFVYSIPKGLDAWLLVLTQTPAVFEVDGELKEFPAHSVALYPPGHNIYYRACSKRYVNDWVRFDADESYITESVLPLGSPFSLPDPGYCHQLFQLLTLENSFQNDYRELSIDYLFRLLFNKLSEASQDKLTPQYYNLLELRKTLYSNPGHPWTVSSMAGYLHISTGYLQTIYKSAFGISCMEDVIQCRIRLAKEKLGFGQHKIAEIAALCGYANVEHFCRQFRQLTGFSPRAYRERLASKQPLIRKGE; translated from the coding sequence ATGCCCACAATTCACTACGTGGAATACGATGCCGCACATCCGGCTAATTTCGTCTACAGTATCCCCAAAGGACTGGACGCCTGGCTTCTTGTCCTGACCCAGACTCCGGCGGTGTTCGAAGTGGACGGTGAATTGAAGGAATTTCCCGCTCACTCTGTCGCTCTGTATCCTCCAGGGCACAACATCTATTACCGCGCCTGCTCCAAAAGATATGTCAACGACTGGGTCCGTTTCGATGCGGATGAATCGTATATCACTGAAAGCGTCCTGCCGCTGGGCAGCCCGTTCTCCCTGCCCGACCCCGGATATTGCCATCAGCTGTTCCAGCTGCTGACGCTGGAGAACTCGTTCCAGAACGATTACCGGGAACTGTCCATTGACTACCTGTTCCGCCTCTTGTTCAACAAGCTGTCCGAAGCGTCCCAGGACAAGCTGACGCCGCAGTATTATAATCTGCTGGAGCTTCGCAAGACGCTGTACAGCAATCCCGGCCACCCCTGGACCGTATCCTCGATGGCCGGATATCTGCACATCAGCACCGGCTACCTCCAGACCATCTACAAGTCCGCTTTCGGCATCTCCTGCATGGAGGATGTCATTCAATGCCGGATTCGGCTGGCCAAGGAGAAGCTCGGCTTCGGCCAGCACAAAATCGCCGAGATCGCCGCTCTCTGCGGCTACGCCAATGTCGAGCATTTCTGCCGCCAGTTCCGGCAGCTTACCGGCTTCTCTCCCCGCGCCTACCGGGAGCGGCTGGCTTCCAAACAACCGCTGATTCGGAAGGGGGAATAG